Within Bdellovibrionales bacterium, the genomic segment CACCACTGAATAGCTGATCGCCGATGCAATGGCCCCGATAAAGAGACTTGCTCCAAACGAAACATAGCCAGCTGCTGGAGTTATCGCCACCAATCCGACCACAGCGCCAACACAGGCACCGAGGCAACTTGGCTTTTTCCGCAGTTTCCAATCGAGAAGAACCCAAACTAACATCGCCGTCGCCGATGCCGTGTTTGTCGTCAAAAACGCCTGAACGGCTTGTCCATTGGCTGCCAGGGCCGAACCCGCATTAAAGCCAAACCATCCAAACCAAAGCATGCCCGTACCCAAAAGCACAAATGGAATATTTGAGGGCGCATGCGTCCTATCCTGACGTCCCCTCATCATCAGTGCAGCCACCAAAGCTGCAATTCCGGCCGAAATGTGCACGACCGTGCCTCCTGCAAAATCTAAGACGCCCCACTTTCGCAAGAAACCATCAGGGTGCCAGGCCCAGTGGGCGAGTGGAGTATAGATGAACAAACTGAAAAAAACGCAGAAGATAAGATACGATTTAAATCGAACTCTTTCCGCGAATGCCCCTGTAATAAGAGCTGGAGTGATGATTGCGAATTTCATCTGAAATAGAACAAATAAGGCGAAAGGAATTGTCGCTGCGAAAGTGGGATTGGGATGCACTCCCACATTTCGGAGCCCAAGGTAAGTGAACGGATTTCCAATCACCCCTCCGAGGCTTTCCCCAAACGCGAGACTAAATCCCACAACAACCCAAAGAACACTCACCAAACCCATTGAAACGAAACTTTGGAACATCGTGGAGATGAGATTTTTCTTCTTCACCATTCCACCGTAGAAAAAGGCAAGTCCCGGAGTCATCAAAAGAACCAAACCCGATGCAGTTAGCAACCATGCCGTATCACCAGCGTTGATTTCTTGGATTGGCATTGCAAGCCCCCTCGTATCATGCGATTCAAACACTCAGATAAATGATTGAGTATTTTCTAGATTCAAGATCCCTGTCAGAAACCATTATTCAAAATTAAAAAACTCGTCAACCCATCAATATAAAATAATTTGGAGAGAAAATTCGCTCGTACCAGATATTCACTAACAGAGGAAATTCTATTTCTGGGGCGATGCAAATTTGACTCTTGTGGAATCTCTAGATCTTTGGGATAAACATTTCTTCGGAACGAGAAAATGCAGCAAGTACTGCAGGGTTTCGAACAGTTGAGGGCTAGGAACTCCCAGGTCCTCCGGCCGCTAATATATAACGACAGTAAAATGAAAAGACAAGAACTCTCCATTAATTAACCATCATTCAAGGAGCTGGTAAATTGAGGAACCATGGAATGCCCAAACAGCAGGGTCTCTATGATCCAAGTCTAGAAAAGGGATCTTGCGGCGTAGGATTTATCGCGCAAATCAATGGCCAGAAATCCTCGGCAATTGTTCGTCAGGCTCTTGAGCTACTTAAAAATCTTGAACACCGAGGGGCAGAGGGCGCTGATGAAAAGTCAGGAGATGGAGCTGGAATTCTGTGCCAAATACCTCACGACTTTCTTGTCTCAGTCACTCATGGGATCGGAATTCAACTGCCTGCGCCTGGCCACTACGGCGTGGGAATGATGTTTCTCCCACGAGATGATTTTGAAAGAAGAACAGTTCGAAATATTGTTAAACAAGCCGTCGCTGAAGCCGGATTCAATTTTCTCGGATGGCGTTCCGTCCCTGTTGACGGAGAAACAATTGGCCCCTTAGCGCGGTCGTTTCAACCCCGGATCAGGCAATTTTTTGTCAC encodes:
- a CDS encoding ammonium transporter gives rise to the protein MPIQEINAGDTAWLLTASGLVLLMTPGLAFFYGGMVKKKNLISTMFQSFVSMGLVSVLWVVVGFSLAFGESLGGVIGNPFTYLGLRNVGVHPNPTFAATIPFALFVLFQMKFAIITPALITGAFAERVRFKSYLIFCVFFSLFIYTPLAHWAWHPDGFLRKWGVLDFAGGTVVHISAGIAALVAALMMRGRQDRTHAPSNIPFVLLGTGMLWFGWFGFNAGSALAANGQAVQAFLTTNTASATAMLVWVLLDWKLRKKPSCLGACVGAVVGLVAITPAAGYVSFGASLFIGAIASAISYSVVIWRAKKGIDDTLDVFPCHGVGGIVGMLLTAVFAEEGGLIYGSSALLLKHVGALFVVVAFVLVMTWIGLKLVRLIENLEVSVDGEKLGLDLHQHNEQLAL